Within the Eleginops maclovinus isolate JMC-PN-2008 ecotype Puerto Natales chromosome 5, JC_Emac_rtc_rv5, whole genome shotgun sequence genome, the region cacacacacacacacacacacactgtggcatAGGTTGAATTGCGGGCGTTTGCATTGCTGAATCCTAAAATACATTACATAGTATTAAAAAAACCTccgatcatttattaaatgacGGAATATTTCTTAGACTTCCACCAAACACGACGTCTGAACCGACAGGTCGGCCTTGGTGGATCCATCTTTACaaagaatacatatttatttttctgtacagACCAAATATTAGTGTCCAGAGatacaataaatacacacaaagctGCGGGATAATAAATAATTCATAGAGTTATTTCTGATAAAGGGAACGTCTGCGTGTGAAACCTTGCGTCTTCACCTCTGTGGAGTAAAATCCCCGGGATGCAGTTTTACTACAAAACAtactttctatttttctatctAGTTTTTTGTTACTCCAGGTTGAAATTGAGCTTTTAAAACTTGTATTTTAGTAAGGAATCCTTTCATTGGTCGAGTTTCAACAAGAAGGTTTTCTTTTGAAAGGCTAGCGctctgtatgctaagctaaattGGGTTAGTCTGCTAACAGAAACGTTGTTGGTCTGGCTCTCAGCTTAAACACATCCAATGTCAGTCAAGTGAAATGCAAAGATACATTATGCATTAATTCCATTAAGAGGAAATTATCTTTTCCCAACCTTTGAAGGGCAAAACCAGGGGTCTGTTGTTGGTAAAACTAAAAGTTACACAGCGGATAAAAAACTAAGACTTTACGAGAGTAAAGTGGTAAATGTACGACAGAAAACCTGGATATTTTGTGggaataaaatgataaatatagaaaaaaaacctcaagaAAATCAAATGTTCTTAGAGGTTTTAAAGTCATACATTTATAAGAAATTATCTTTGATGAAATTTGAGAATTTAagggaaaaacaggaaaaatgttGTTAGTAAAATTCAATTAtcagcatttatttaataatatttataattaagtTCCTTGATTTATGCTAATTTAGCTTAGGTTTTAACTCAACCAATGAGATGTTTTCCTTccaaaaataaaggttttttaaCCAGACAGtcttcacaacaacaacaacaacaacaacaacagcagcagcagcagcagcagcagcagtgattaTTGTTCAGACACAAAGTGGATCTGTCGGCAGGAAGTATGTCGGATATTATGAGCGATAGACAGGACAAAGGTGTAACAAATAAGGTGAAAACTACAAACTTAAAGTTTggttgttttatatatttttcttgttgtcaaatccaataaaaactcaaataaattaaatgtattttctgctttttttctcttggatttgtgaaaaaatacataaaaacagcagacgtttgtttccatttaaaaaaacaacaacaggaagtcgCTCCACATTCACACACGTTGAGATTCACACTCTTTCTGGACAGAAGTGTCTCTGCAGGTGGGATCACAGGATGCATTCTGGGTAATTAAGAACTGGTATTGCTTCGTGACGAGCGACAGCAAGACGTGACGGCGTGATCGAGGTTTGAGAAAAAAGGCactggattgttttttttttagaaatgctTTTTGAGATTTGTTCTTCATCTCATCTGTGGAAACATGCACCGACGGTAGAAAAAAAGTCTCTGGagaattttagttttttacaatTCCTCGGACAGCGGTAGGAAAACGGGACTTCAGGCCGGAGTCATCGGAGCTGGAAGACAAACACCGAggctctgtttgtgtctttgtgaggAGGGCGTTCACACAGTGGATCCTCAGAGTGGAGCTCAGAGTGCTACCAACACTTTACTCAGGGATTAACGCTGCAGAGTGTGTTTTACAAACATTAATGAATCTTTGTAGGCTAAAATGTGGATCTGATTGGTGTCATCTGCCTCACACATTAAAGGCCTGGTCCAGAGCTTCGACATTTGCAGTAAATCCACACACAATTTCTGCAAGTTAAACTGAATTCTGACATTATTATTTGCACCAAATGCAGAGCTGATGTCACACATGGAGGACTCTATCATAGCTTATTAGCTTGTTTCCTTTGTCCAGCTTATTAAAGGTCCTCTTCCAGAATATAAAAGGTGTAGGAGAGCATTATGAGTATGAATAACTGTGAGGGTGTTCTGGCTGTTAGCAGTTTAGCTAACATGTTTGTTATGCAGTCAAGAGTGCCAGCATTCAGGCTCAAATAAAACAACGCTATTATAACAGACGCTCTTCTTTCATGTAGAGGTTGTTGGTTTGGGACAGAGAGAGCTGGAAGACTTTTTCTACCTGTAGCTCTGCACACTCACTACATCACAGAGCCTCTAAACCCAATATGGACCAGGCCTTTAGCCTAGTTGACTGTTTTAGAACTTATTTTGAAGTTGCTGTAATCCTCCCGATGACCCGGGGGTGAAGCCCGTCTTTAAAACTGTACAAAACGAACCGAGCGTTACAGGGTCTCCTCAGCTGCCCACCAGCACCTCCATGATGTGGTCCAGCTCAGCCAGGTCCATTTTGAACGGCTGGTTCTGGGCGGCGCCGGCAGCCGCTCCGTACCCCGACATCGAGCGGACCAGGTCGTCCGCCGTCAGCGCGGAGGCCATCTTGGACGGTGGCGCTCCCGACGGTGGGGGGCAGGGGCCGAGGTCATACATGGACGTGTCAATGTCTGTGAAGAGGACGTCGTCCAGGGCGAAGTCAGTGAGGAAGGAGGActgggagggaggaggagggagaggaggaggtttgCTCTCCACCTCCTGAAGGCCCCGGCCCTCCTCCTTCATGACAACGTCAAAGAGAACCCGAGCAGGAAGCGGGGACGGCggctctgaggaggaggaaggacagAGCTCCTCGATCTCCTCCAGGGCAGAGGAGAAACTGTCTTTGGGGGACGGGACGGGCGGGGGCGGCCTGGGGGAGTGGATCAGCTgctgggtggaggaggaggagggcggcAGGGTGAAGAACATGGGCAGgtcctcctccagcagcgaGGCGGGGGTCAGGCAGGAGTCCGTCAGTCCGGACAGCGAGGAGGACAGGAtgctgaaggaggaggatgaggaggaggaggaggggggggaggaggggggaggcgGAGGCTGCTGGAAGCTCTCGTCCTCGCTGACAGCTGCCGGAGCGGCAGAGAAGAAGAGCGCCCCGACGCCGCCCTCCTGCCGGAAGTCGTGGTGGATGCGGCGGATGACGTTGTTGATGAGGACGCGGCGCTGCAGGCGGAGGTCGGCGCCGGGCCGCGGGCCGTACAGCTTCATCAGAGACATGTTGAGCACCGTCTGCCGCTGCAGGCCGGAGGACGCCGGCGACACTCCGCCGCCCGCGGGAGGACGCCGCTCTTCCTCCAGGACGTCCTCATCCTCGTCCAGTTTTCGCTTCACCCCGTTACCCAACATGGATCTGAGGACGAGACAGAGATGGatcagagagaggcagaggccTGCACAGCATCGGAAAACTGAATCCCCCAAAACCAGtgtgatcattttgaacatttcatgGACACAACAAATGATGGACTTCACTCAAAATGAAGCCCTAAAAGTTTTAAAGAAGGTTTTAAATACTAAGTATATAACAAAAAATAGTTTGGAGACAAAACTGTTTCTCGAGCCAAAAAGTGTaaatttgttttggttttattcctATTTTAACTGAGGTTCACGTTAAGGGTTCCTCTTGCACTTGGAAACTTTGGGGAAATCAAAACGTTGAACCGTCCCTCAGTGAGGCTTTCTGGAAGATGAGCGGCTTgatgagaaatgtgtgtgtgtgtgtgtgtgtgttagcagtcAGCTGACGCGCTTCCATGTGAGCCTCACTCAGCTGATTGGGTGAGAGTCAGTCTGACACCTTCTGACTGCCTGAACaacaaaacacaggaaacagccGACTTCcgtactgaacacacacacacacacacacacacacacacacacacacacacacacacacacacacacacacacacacacacacacacacacacacacacacacacacacacacacacctcatcaagCCACTCATCTTCCAGACAGCCTCACTGAGGGACGGTTCAAAGTTTTGAGTCTGACCTTCATCCTGTCGAGGGATTTGAAGGGATAGTTTGGACTGTTGAAGTGAgaaacccctccccccccaaTAATCGATAGGGTCTCTTTCACATTATAGGTCACACCAGCTGTTTGATATAGTACTGCAGCAAATACTCGACGAAGGTAAAAGTACCTCGGATGAGTACTTGAGTACTTGAGTACTGGAGTACTGGAGTACATGTACTTCTTTACCCTGTGAGTGCAGATGAAGCAGCTGTTGGGTGgtctggtggggggggggacttgAACCTGTGACCTGTTGCCAACAGGGGTCTGAATGTGCTGACAGAGACTGAAAgaggcagcacacacacacacacacacacacacacacacacacacacacacacacacacacacacacacacacacacacacacacacacacacacacacttcctatATATGATTATTCATGTGCTCGCCCTCGTCCTCTCTACTTTAGACCCTTGTGGGGGCCCCTCAGAGGCCATCTGCTCCGACACCCAGAGGACGAGGTGAGGGGGTGATGGGGCGAGAGAGAGTGAAAGgtagagagaaaaataaagagagagagagagagagggagatgtttGCTCCCccgtgtctgtctgtctgtgcctTAATGAAACTGTGATAGAGCATCCTTTCAAATCAGGACTGAATCTTGTGACTGACTTCGGATCAGCTGGCTGAGGTTCAAATATGTACCCCACCCCCCTCtatcccccttctctctctcctcccccaccctcccctctGCCAGCTGTCCATCTGATGAAGTGAAAATCCCAAAATAGTTTCAGAAACTCTGCATTTgtaggaaaagaaaacaaagtcttTGTCTGAAGATCTGACacgtcaggtgtgtgtgtgtgtgtgtgtgtttgtacatgtgtgtgtgttgcatacCTTTCCATTGACTAAACCATCAGAGCTGGTGTTGTGTTACAGCGCTCTGCTCTCAGTGCACAGCGGAGCCTCAGTATACACTCCTGTGGTCACATGACCTCAGGTGACCTCAGATACCTGGATCTACTTCTTTTTAAATCTAAGGTGCGTTTGATGTCGTGATTTTAGTTTTCACCTGCATTACGTCTCCAATTAACAATAGTTTTCTACTAGCTATtgatctgctgattatttttccatttcctggAGACATATGTTTAGTCATCAAATGTCCAAGATATTGAAGATACTCCACTGTGAAGACCAAACGAGGCCTCAGATTTTAACTTTTGAGAGGCTTAAAGCAGTACATTTTACTCTAAACTAATGCTGACATTTTCAAACCTATATTCAATGGGACAGATTTGTAAGAGGGCACATTTATTTGATTCGTTCTTGTGTTGGGCCGTCATTGTTTGCAGCATTCATTGATAATCTCAAGTGATTTTCTATCAATTAACTTAATCAACGTATTACCGCAGCTCTGTTATGCATCGTTCAGGGTGAGACTAACAAGCTTTTCTGATCTATGGATACTTTTTGAGTTTTACAAACCCTCAACATCTGAGGTCCTTCTGATTAAATAATATCTTGAAACTGTGAATTTATTAACCTCACAGTAGTGCATACATTCACCCTGATCACATTCAGAGTTGTTTGATTAAATCTGCAGCTTAATCTGTCCAGAAACCGCTGACACACCTGCACCTGACTCACAACTCACCTGTGGCGTGAGAAACATTAATTAGCATCAGATTGTATTAAAATGAGTCACAGCTAAAAGCACACACCTAAAACTCACCTGTCCAATACACCAGCCACCTCAGAGTCATGTGACATGTCCGTAGTGGTTTGTAAATCAGCTGTTTCACcgtaaatgaaacaaaaaatcaGCTGAGTCACTTTTTCTAATTCAAGCTGTAAGGCTGTGATTCCACACGCAGAGAGATACATGTTGTGTGTGAAGCGTGTGATTTCCAGAGAGAGGACAGTGAGGTCAGCGTGTTACTGTCTCAGTGTCTCACTGTTTTCCCCCCCGAGCTGCAGCCGCCTCCTTCACAGGAATTTCTTGCTCAGCAGCTTCAGTGTTTAGTCATCCTGACGACagccagcagcacacacacagcagcgaGCGCcatctttctctcccacagacacactgctgcagtGCAGACTTTGCAGGAGCTGCATCCtggggacagtgtgtgtgtgtgtgtgtgtgtgtgtgtgtgttttcattcactCCTAATTCCCAGTTATGATCTGATTAAGTAAGGACTAAATTCAGATAACAGACAAAAGCTCTTATGCTGGTTTTTCCTGAATAAACTGTGATAAGGGGGCGTGTTTATGATCACTATCTGCCCTCTGTGTGCAGGTGGGACATGTTGCTTTAAGTctgcaacaaaaagaaagattcCCATTTGGAATCACCAcacaaaacatctttatttgCCCAAAAAGTGCAAAACTTTTAACTTTAATAACACTTTTCCAGGTAAGAAACTCATTAATTACCAATATGTGATCAGCTGAACCAAGTAACGCATATTTGGGGATTCACGCTGATGTTTGGAGCTGCgaggagctgctggctgtgttAGGGCGGCTTAAAAAAAGCGTGTATCGACATATCTTTAATAATTACTCTCAGTGGCAGAAGTGTAAACACAGGTCCGGTGTTTTTGCCGTCAGATTTGAGGTTTATGGAAAGGAAAGAGAGTCTATTGTGAAAATGAACAGACCCATTTTTTAATGCTCAGTATGTAAATGCATGATTCTGATGCGGTCAGTTGAACAGTTTTATGGAGCGGGCAGCACCGGAGTTTGTATTTGCACAGACTTTAACAGAGCtgtcacagagacacagattcCATGATAAGCAAAAATCATCAAAACTCAAAAGTTCAAATCATTATCGTGACTCAAAGGAACCGATACTGTGAAAAGAGTCCCTCTGGACATCTCTGTTTGTCtacctgactgtgtgtgtgtgtgtgtgtgtgtgtgtgtgtgtgtgtgtgtgtgcgtgcgtgcgtgcgtgcgtgcgtgcgtgcgtgcgtgcgtgcgtgcgtgcgt harbors:
- the LOC134864274 gene encoding SERTA domain-containing protein 2-like, with amino-acid sequence MLGNGVKRKLDEDEDVLEEERRPPAGGGVSPASSGLQRQTVLNMSLMKLYGPRPGADLRLQRRVLINNVIRRIHHDFRQEGGVGALFFSAAPAAVSEDESFQQPPPPPSSPPSSSSSSSSFSILSSSLSGLTDSCLTPASLLEEDLPMFFTLPPSSSSTQQLIHSPRPPPPVPSPKDSFSSALEEIEELCPSSSSEPPSPLPARVLFDVVMKEEGRGLQEVESKPPPLPPPPSQSSFLTDFALDDVLFTDIDTSMYDLGPCPPPSGAPPSKMASALTADDLVRSMSGYGAAAGAAQNQPFKMDLAELDHIMEVLVGS